CTTTATACTCAGGAGATGCTGTAGTTGCTGCATCAACCGATGCCAAACTAGTTCCAAAATAAATATTATGTGATACGGCATTGACAGCAGGCGTCCATTGTAACAATGTATTTCCAGAGTTTAACTCTACATGCTCATTATTATGAGCTGGAATTGGATCTGTGGCTTGGTTAAAAATATTGGGGGTATTTAATTCAAACCCGTTTAGCATTACATTTTTTATGCTTTCAGAACCAGAAGTTTCAGCAGCAAAAAGGACAACGACATCTATACCTGTTGTAGCTTGTATATTTAAATATACCGATTTTGCAGAAGCAGTTGTTAATGCCCTAACCGTAGGCATAGCATCGTCTTCCACCAAATTTCCATCAACAGAAACATCAATAGGACTAAAAGTGTTGGTATCTGGACTATCAACTGCATTTAAAAAAGCTAATAGTGTATGTGCTCCTGTTTCCAAACCACTTATACGAAGTTCAATTTGACCTCCTTGATTGGCAGTTCCACTTTTTACCGTAAGGCCATCACAAACCAATCTAGCATAATAAGGTGCTTGAATTCCTGTTTTGTACCAATTAGTTCCCAATTCATCACCATTGCTACCTACTTTTGAAACAGTAAATGTCACACCGTTCACCGCCATTGAAGCCGAAGTTCCTGAAGCTACAACCCAAGGTGTATAATCGGGTTCTCCAACTTCACTTGTACTTCTAGCCGCTTGGTCAAAATCTATTTTTACTATGGGGTTTTGTGCATAAACACCAAAAAGAGAGGTAAAAAATAGAATCAATATGAGTTTAATTTTGTAATTTCTTAGCATTGTTTTTTTAATTTAATTTTTAGCATTATTTATTTAGAATTTCAATAGATTGCATGTAGTTGACTAACAACTTCATGTTTTTAATATAAGTTCCTGTCGATATATATTTTTGATCTGTTGTATCTGGATAAGGCGAGGTATCCGTTTCATCTCCAACTCTTGTTGTTGCATAAGCATTGGTTGCTTCAGTATTTACACCGTCGCCAATATAAGGGTTGCTTATAAATGCATGATCTGAAAGCCAACGATTTTGACTGTCAAGTTGTTCAACCACCTCTACAATTTCAGATTCATCAATTTTAAAATTGAATAGGTACCTATTTAAATCGTAATAGCTTTGAGGTGTTTCTTTATATTTAAATTCCTGTGGTTTTAAAGGTGAATCTTTGGTGACCTCTCCAACTGTAAGTTTTAAAACTTTCTCATAGTCATCTTTCAATTCCTGAATATTTACAAATCCTTTTCCATAATAATGAGATAATAAATCCAAATCATTATCATCTACATAATACGTTCCATATCTTACGTTTGAACCTTTACGGTGCACATACATTGGTTTATTCGTTTTAACATCAACAAATGTTGGGTGGGTACGATGCCCTTCTATTTTATCTTTCGGCAGTTTGGTTTCTTCCAACCATTTAATAGCTTTTGGTATCCCTTCTAGAAATTGTTTATCTCCTGTTAATTGATAAAACTTTATTAAAAGAAGTGCGTTTTCGCAGGTGGCACTGGGCAAATAAGCCGCAGGTTCATAAGTTCTTGCACTGGCTACTTCCATTTTCATATTTATCTGTTGTCCCCAAGCACCACAACTCGCTTGGGATATTCTATAAAAATTCATGCCTCGATATATAGGATCCAGAAAACGCTCTTGACCCAATACTAAATAACACTGCATTAAAAAATTAATGTTTTCCCAAATAACGTCATCATTAAATGTGTAAAATGATGAATAGTCTGGAAATCCCTGTTTATCAAAATCATACCGCAAAGGATAGCGTTGTGGCCAACCGCCGTTAGGATATTGGCTTTTCAAAATAAATTCCAAAGCTTTATCTAAAGCGGGTTTATAAACTGCATCCATTTTTTCTAAATACATTCTTAAAAGAAATCGAGCAGCATCTGTTGTTACATCATCGTCAAATGTTGAGTTTCCATAATAATGCTGAAATTCCTCTAAACGCCATCCATTTTTCCCTATGGTGTTGTACCACTGTTTAAGCGAACGATCTCCTGCAAAATCAATCATATAATTCCAACCGCCTTCATGGCTTTGCCCCCAAATTATGGCATTGGCAGCTTTTTGAGCCGCTTTGTAATAGTATTCATTCTGTGTAACTTGATAAGCATCTAAAAATACATGTCCCATACTAATGGTTCCTGGATGTTGAAGCCAAATCATGGTTTTATACGCCTCCATTTCTCCCCATTGACGAGAGAAATCGGGCATGTAATACCAAACATAACCACCGTTGACACTAACATCTTCTACCATAAACTCTGTAGCTTTTAACATAGTTTCTGAAACCAGTTCTTTAGACATTTTTGGTTGTGCAAATAACTTTAACCCAAAAACTAGAAATGGCAAAACAAATACAATGTGGTTAGATGGCTTCATTAATACTTAGTTTATTCAATACTTTACAACTTAAAAGCCATAAAGTCTTCTGATTTTAATTGTTTTGGGGTAACTCTTATTTTATATATACTTCCTTTAAACCAAGAGCGTTTATTTAGTCTTACTCCTACTGAACTTTGTCCTGTTTCGATAGGACTAAAAGAAAAAGGTTCTGTTAGTTCAAGATTTCCATTGACGTAAGTACTAAGACTGTTTTTAGCAACCACTAAAGCCACATGGTACCATTGCCCTAACGGATGGATTAATTTCTCGTCAATCAGCGCTAACTTATTTCCTTCTGAAGCCACAAAACCATCAAAATACCAATGACCATCTATAGCACGAATTTCCAGTAACATTCTATCACCAGACACGTCGCCCATGTGCACCACCCGTTGTTCAAAATCGCCATTAGTTGAAGGCATAAAAATCATTTCAATAGTAAATTCCTCCATGCCCACTAATGGCATTACATCTAAAAACAATGCATCATCAACACCATCAAATAAAACAGCTTCACCAAAAGGTGAATTAACTATTTGAGGATGCCCACTTATTTCAATTTCCTTGGAACCTTCATTAAGCAATTGTACTGACACCCACTCAACCTCTGAATTTTGACCATTTAAAATAAAAGAACCGCTCAAAAAGAACACACTAATTAACGTTTCTAATGGCTTTGTTCTGTTGAATTTTAATTTCATAAAGACTTATCCAAAGATTATTTTTACTCGATAATCGAGATTTGAATGCTCCAAGGCTTGCCTCGAATTTTTGATGTTCTTTCTATAAATGCCTCATGGGCTTGCCCCGAGATAGTTGATTATCAATCTAAATCGAAAAAATCAATGCAATCGATTACCCAAATATATTTAAAAAAAACATTTCATCTTAATAAATCCTGTTAAAATTGCGTGGTTCCTATAATACTTTACATTTAAACCCATTTTTCTACTAAAAGTTTAAATAAACTATTAAATTTTTACTTTATGTCCAAACACTCCAAAGTACAATATCACTAAAAAGCAAACCAAAGGAATGATATAACCTGCTTGAATATCATCGTGTTTTATATCAATTAAAGTGCCCATGGCATACGGAAGTATCGCACCTCCAACAATAGACATAACCAACCAGGAGGAACCCGTTTCCGTGTTCGATTTTAAACCCACTAAGCCGAGTGAAAAAATAGTGGGAAACATAATGGACATAAAAAAACCTAAACCACCCAATGCATAAATAACATGAATACCTTCTCCATAAATAGCGACAAGACTTAACAAAATACTTAACAAACAATAAGTTGAAAGTAGCACATAGTCTTTTATAAATTTCAGCAAAAAGGTACCAACAAATCGCCCAGCCATAAACAAAAACCCATAAACACCAAGGTAATAGGCTGCCGTTTTTTCATCTAAACCTGCACCTTGTTGTGCCGCTCTAATAAAGAAACTGGTAACACAAACCTGAGCCCCTACATAAAAGAATTGTGCCACGACCGCCCAACTTAAATGCGAAAATTTCAATACAGAAAAGAAACCTGGTTTAACTTCGGTTTCTGTAGGTTCTATTTTCATTTTAGGAAGTTTCATAAAATACACCACAACTGCTACGAGTATTAATACGCTTCCTAAAACTATATATGGCATTTTTACCGATGCTGCCTCACCTAACAAATAAGCCGATTTAGTAGCCTCAGGCATGGCGGCCATTTCATCGGGTGTATAATTGGTTCCCGAAAGAATGAACAGCGACCCAACAATAGGTGCTACCATAGCTGCCAACCCATTAAAGGAAGCGGCTAAATTCAAGCGTTTGGAAGATGATTCCGGAGGCCCTAAAATAGCGGCATACGGATTGGCACTGGTTTCTAAAATCGTTAAACCACAACCAATTACAAATAAAGCAAACAAAAAAAGCTCGTACATTCTTGTATTGGCTGCTGGCACAAACAAAAATGCGCCAATTGCAAACACCAACAGCCCTGTTATAATACTGTTTTTATAACCAAATCGCTTAATTATCATACCCGCAGGAATTGCCATAATGAAATAGGCAAAAAACACAGCGGTATCAATTAATGTGGATTGACGATTATTTAATTCACACGCCTTTTTAAGATGCGGAATTAAAATAGAATCTAGATTATGTGCCATCCCCCAAAGGAAAAACAGAAAGGTTATAAGAATAAACGGAAACAAATGTTTGCCTACTAAACTTGTTTGTTTTGGCACTTCGGATAAATGGGTTACTTGGTTAGTTGTTTGCATGGGGTCTTTAATTAAGTGGTGCTAAGCTTTCTTTTTACAAGTAGTAAATGGTCGCACACCAATACAACTTCGCCTCTTTGGTTTATAATTTCTACATGTTCGGTTACCGTACCCATTTCGGGTCGTTTAGCATCTCCTTTTTCTGAAATGGTTATTTCCGAATGAATGGTATCACCAATATGAACTGGTTTTACAAATCGTAATCTATCATAGCCTTTTGAAAAGGCTTCCGGGTTGATCTCGGAAGCTGTTAAACCAATACCGATACTAAAAATCATGGTACCATGTGCAATACGCTGACCAAAGGGTTGTGTTCTACACCATACTTCATCCATGTGGTGTGGAAAAAAATCGCCTGTGTGCCCAGCATGAACAACAAAGTCAGTTTCTGTGATGGTTCTTCCTAAAGTAACTCGTTTTTCGTTTAATTGATAATCCTCGAAAAATGTTGATTTGAAATACATATGCTTTTATTATTATAATTCTGTTAATGAAACGCCACCTGTTGAATCACTTATGTAACAAGCTTCAACAACCTTCATGGTATCCAATACATCTTGAACGCTGGCATGTAATGTTTTATCTGAGCCTTCTTTGAAACGCATCAAATTGGACATGGTGCCTATAAATGCCTCGGGAAACCAAGAACCTTCGAGATTCAGGGTCTTCCACTCATAGTCTTTTTCTTCTTCGGCAATGGTGTATTCGAAAGCATCTGGTAAGCCGTCTGGGTAATTCATTAACAAGCCCATTTTTGCCTTAATAGCTCCTTTTGTACCTTCCCATTTGATATAGCTTTCTTGGTGTTTTGTATTAAATTCATGATCGTGGTTGGTATTTATTTTTACGCTCATAGTGTCGCCATAATCTAAAATAATAGTAGAACGACAAGACGACAAATCTTTTAAGGGATGTTTTGTTGTTCTAGCCATAACACGTTTGGGATTCCCTAAAAACGAACGGATACAGTCAATATAATGCACACTATGAAATAGAATTTCTAACCGTGGATGCTGTTTTATTACGGGAAACAATTCCCAAGGTGTTTTTACAGTAACTTTAAATTCCATATCGTATAAATCACCAATCAATCCTTGATCAATCATATGTCTTGCGGCACTTACAAACGACGCAAAGCGTAATTGAAAGTTAATGGCTGCTACTAAATTTTTACGTTCGCAAACAGCAACAATGTCTTTAGCCTGCTTATAATCGTTACCCATTGGTTTTTGAATAAGCACCGCGGCGCCATTCGGCAATTGCTCCAATATTTCAATGTATTGGTCTGGCAACACCGTAATATCGTAAACCGCATTTTTGGGTGCCTGCTTTACGGCATCTGCTACACTTTCAAAGACATTTGGAATGTTATGGTTTTTTGCCATTTCATGTGCTTTAGACATGGTACGGTTGGTTATTCCAAATACTTCAAAACCTGCCATCTTATAAGCTGGTAAATGAGCATCTTTTACAATACCACTTGCACCAATTATAATTATGGGTTGCTTGGTTTCTGGTAATAATGGTTTGTAGGTAACAGTCATTTTTTTAGTGTTTCTTGGATGTTATTCTGTGTGGTTTTCAGTAATAAATGAGAAGGCACATGGCTATTTATGGCTTGCAAAACCATCCCATCTATTAACGCTGCGACTTTATGCCAAACTGGAGTTTGTGGCAAGGTTAAAGCGTTTTCGTGTAACATTCCTAATTTATGATAATACGGAATGGTTTTATTTATTTCGGCATCATTCCATGTTGACTTTCTGCAACCAATACCACCTTCGTTGGTTAGTAATTTATCACTTGCAGGTGTTGTGGCGAATTTTAGAAAATTATAAGCTAATTCTTTATTTCTGCTCCCCGAACCAATGGTATATAACCAATAGACATTGAGCGATGCTGAATTACAATTTTTATCGTGGGGTATTTCGGCAATATCAACCTTACCTTTTACCAATGATCCTTCAATAACTTCGCACATGGAGGCAAAACCAAACCAATTTATTGCCATAGATGCTTCACCTTTTGCAAATGCCATACCCGCTTCAACAGAACCAAAGTCTTCTGAATATGGATGGGTCATTTTTTTGTTTTTTACAATAGTTCTATAGAAATCCAAAGCTTTAATTGCTTCTCGTGTATTAATATCTATTTGGTTTTCTGAATTTAAAAGCGATCCGCCATGGGTCCATAATTGCAAACAAAAATCGAAAACCATGTTGTGTCCATCAGGATAATTTGCAAATACACAACCATATAAGTTTTGTTCCGGTCTATTAAAAAATGTGGCTATTTCCGTGAATTGTTCCCACGTCTTTGGAGGTTGCAACTCATAGCCATATAGCTTTTTGAAGTTTTCTTTTTCTGAAGTGTCTTCAAACAAATCTTTTCTAAATAGTAAACATTCCGGTCCATCATGAAATGGTAAACCATAAATATTGTCATTTATTTGTTGCAAATGAAGCAGTGATTTATGCCAACCATCTGGAAAATCCTGTGGTGGGTTTTGTGCAATAATTGGCGATAAATTTTCTACTGCTTGTACGTTTACGGCATCAAAAATCCAGTCAGTATTTATATGGGCTATATCCCAATTACCGTTTTGCAAGCCTTTATTGGTGATTGTTTCTTCATATAGCTCATCAAGTTCCAACGCGACCAATTCTGCCTCCATACTTAAGTTATTTTCAGTACAAAAAGCATCCCATAACTTAGCTAAGGCGGTTTCAAAAGGCTCAAATTTCCGAATGGCGATTCTAAATTTTTCCATTATTCACTTATTAATTCCTTTAAAATTTTGTCGTTATGCTCACCCAACTTTGGTGACCCTTTTTCAGAAACAAACAATTCACCATCAATTTTTATGGGGCAACGTGTTGTTCCATAGGCATACCCATCGCCCATTTTAACTTCCTGAATAAAGTCCAGAACTTTAAAACCATCTTCAGCAAAAAGTTCTTCATAATTTAAAACTTTGGCACACCAAATATCTGCTGGCTCTAAAATATCCAACCAATATTGAGTGTTTTGGGTTTTAAGATGCGTCGCCAATACCTTTTTAATTTTATCCCTTAAACTAAATTTGTTTTCAGGAAACTGCCATAAAGCATCACATTTTAAAAGCTCCGCCAACACAGGAATTGAACCCATCGCCAATGCTAAAAATCCGTCTTTGGTTTTGTAAATACCATAAGGCGCACCCAAATATGCATGTGCATTGTTACTTTTTGTTCTTACGGGCAATTCACCGCCGTCGTTAAAATACGTTGTGATGGTTTCAAATTGAAAATCGATGGCCGATTCCAACATGCTCACTTCCACTTTAGCTCCCACATTATGGATGGCTTTTCTATATAATGCCGCCAAAATACCTTGTGCTAAATGCGCGCCAGCCAACATGTCTACAATCGATAAACCCATGGCAACTGGACCATCATTTTGATTCCCCGTTAGCCAAGTTAAAGCGGTTAAAGATTGTAATAATAAATCTTGCCCAGGATGCTCTTTTAAATCTGGATGCCTGCCATAACCTGATATTTCGGCATAAACCACGTTTGGGTTTATCGCTTTAACATCATCATAACTTAAACCCACACGTTCCATAACATCTGGTCTAAAATTATGCATCACCACATCGGCTTTAGCAATTAATTTCTTTATTAGTTTTAAATCTTCTGCATCTTTAAAATCGGCCGCAAAGGATTCTTTATTTCTATTGATGGTATGAAATATGGAGGATTCGCCGTTCATTATTAAATCGGACGTATACAAGGTACGGCAAATATCTCCTTTCCCTGGTTTTTCGATTTTTATGACACGTGCACCAAAATCTGCCAATCGCAAACTAGCGGATGGTCCCGAAAGAAACTGACTAAAATCTATTATTAAATAATCTTCTAAAGGGTTCATTTAATTGTTATTTTTGAATGACATTTGCGATGCTGAAACAAGTTCAGCATGACGCCATACATCTTCTTATTTTCTTAAAAATTGCTCATAAATCTTCGCATTGTCTTCACCTACTTTAGGAGCTGCTTTGGTAGCACTTAAAATGTCTCCATCGATTTTAATAGGACTTCTGGTGGTGACCATAGTTTTACCTGCTGAATTCTTTACGGTTTGTTTTAGCTGTAAATCATCCATAAAAGCCTTACTATTTAGATCATTATAGTTTAATACTTTTTCACACCACATGCCATTTTCCCGCAACAACTTGATCCAATGGTCTGAATTTTGAGTCGTTATTTTTTTACGCAATATTTTTCGAATCGCTGCCCTACCCGTAAACCACGTTTTCTTATCGGAATACTTCCTCAAATCAACGTCAATAATACCTCCTAATAAAAGCAGGTCACCCATAGCAATGGCTAAATAACCATCTAAAGTTTCATAAATACCATAAGGTGCACTTAAAAAGGCATGTGCGCTTCCTTTTACATTTCCTCTGTCTGCTAATTTACCGCCGTTATTTAAAAATATAGTTAGCGCTTCAAACTGCACATCTAGAACGGATTCCAACAAGCTAACCTCAACGGAAACACCCTTTCCTGTTTTTGCGCGTTTAAGCAATGCCGCCAAAATACCTTGCACAAAATGATTGCCACACATTAAATCGGCAACTGCCAATCCAAAAGGCACGGGACCCTGACTACTTTTTCCGCTTAACCACGTTAAACCAGAAAGCGATTGCACTAATAAATCCTGCCCTGGTTTTTTTGCCCACATACCGATATTGCCATAACCTGTTATGGAACCATAAATTATTTTAGGGTTGACGTTTAAAACATCTTCAAAAGTCAATCCTATTTTCTCCATCACACCAGGCCTGAAATTATGGGTCATAATATCCGCTTTGGCAATTAGTTTTTTTACATCTTCTAAATCTGCTGGATTTTTAAGATCGGCAGCAAAGGATTCCTTATTTCTATTTATGGTATGAAAAAGCAAACTACTATCATCAACAAACAAATCCTTGATGCTTAATTGTCTACAGGCCTCCCCTTTTACAGGACGCTCAATTTTAATAACACGCGCACCCAAATCGGCTAGTTTTAAACCTGCTGAAGGACCAGCCAAAAACTGCGAAAACTCTAATACCAATAAACCTTCTAATGGCTTCAAAATTTATTATTTAATGTGTTAGTGATTCTCTATAAATTGAATTCATTTTATCGACCGCCACTTCAATGGAAACTTTCTCGGAAACTGCTTCATGAATTACGGGACTTGCTTCATCTTGAAAATGCATATAGCCATAATATTGCGGACGCATGGTGGCTTCATCTAAAGTTTGCAACGTATCTTTAAAAAAGTCTTTGCATTGGTTGTTCACATCATCATTTAACCATGCTTTTCTGTGTCCCGGCTGCCCTCCAAATTCAAAATACAAACCTGATTGCGTTTTTTCTGAAGCCGTGAATTCGGCATACTTCATGGCAACTTCGGCATACTTGGTTTTTGAAGACACCGCAATACCAGCACCACCTAAGGTAGAACGAAGCCTTTTTCCCTTAAAAGTTACCAAACCTCCAGCTTTTAAAGTATGATCTGCATAATTCTTTTTAGAATAATTTGAATACCCATAATTGAACGGACTGTAAACAATATCATCCGTTTGCGTCATGCGTTCATAAATTTTGATAGGATTCATTTCTAAACAAAAGGAAGGTGCTAAATCTACCAACTCTTTATACTTTTTAATGGCGTCTATCATAATATGTCGCGGGGCAACTTCTGTTTTGTTTTCAAAAACATCACCACCCAATGCTATACACATCATGTAGTGATGCATCAATGTATCTATAGGAATGGATGCAAATGCAACTTTCCCTGTTTTAGTTAATTCCAGAAGTTCCTCCCAAGTTGTGGGGATTTGTATATTGTGTTTACTTATTAAATCTTCTCTCCAAGTCGCAATGGGTGTTGCCGCATCTGTTGCCAAGGTCCATTGTTTATTATATACATGATAACTAGCATGTGATTTCCCGACACTATTTTTGGCTAATTCATTAATGAATTCAGCATTTAAGTAATCATCAAAAGGCAATAGAAGCTTATCCTTTGCTGCTATTGAAACATGGGGATTGTCCATAATTAACAAATCGTAATTATTTACCAAATCACTAAGGGAAGCATCTGCAAAAGCTTGTAAGGAACGCTTTTCCCATGTAATTCTTACATCGGGATTTAGCTCTTCAAATCGTTGTGCTGTGGCAACTACAGAGGTAAAACCTCGTGTATGATTCCAAGCTATTCCTTTTAAGTTTATCATATTTTTTTAATCAATTTTAAATATACTAATTTAACCCGTTAGGTGTAATTGCTTTATCAATACTAATTTTATATAAATTGTCACATTGAGCTTGTCG
This genomic window from Mariniflexile sp. TRM1-10 contains:
- a CDS encoding MaoC/PaaZ C-terminal domain-containing protein; translated protein: MYFKSTFFEDYQLNEKRVTLGRTITETDFVVHAGHTGDFFPHHMDEVWCRTQPFGQRIAHGTMIFSIGIGLTASEINPEAFSKGYDRLRFVKPVHIGDTIHSEITISEKGDAKRPEMGTVTEHVEIINQRGEVVLVCDHLLLVKRKLSTT
- a CDS encoding extracellular solute-binding protein, with product MEKFRIAIRKFEPFETALAKLWDAFCTENNLSMEAELVALELDELYEETITNKGLQNGNWDIAHINTDWIFDAVNVQAVENLSPIIAQNPPQDFPDGWHKSLLHLQQINDNIYGLPFHDGPECLLFRKDLFEDTSEKENFKKLYGYELQPPKTWEQFTEIATFFNRPEQNLYGCVFANYPDGHNMVFDFCLQLWTHGGSLLNSENQIDINTREAIKALDFYRTIVKNKKMTHPYSEDFGSVEAGMAFAKGEASMAINWFGFASMCEVIEGSLVKGKVDIAEIPHDKNCNSASLNVYWLYTIGSGSRNKELAYNFLKFATTPASDKLLTNEGGIGCRKSTWNDAEINKTIPYYHKLGMLHENALTLPQTPVWHKVAALIDGMVLQAINSHVPSHLLLKTTQNNIQETLKK
- a CDS encoding CaiB/BaiF CoA transferase family protein, with protein sequence MKPLEGLLVLEFSQFLAGPSAGLKLADLGARVIKIERPVKGEACRQLSIKDLFVDDSSLLFHTINRNKESFAADLKNPADLEDVKKLIAKADIMTHNFRPGVMEKIGLTFEDVLNVNPKIIYGSITGYGNIGMWAKKPGQDLLVQSLSGLTWLSGKSSQGPVPFGLAVADLMCGNHFVQGILAALLKRAKTGKGVSVEVSLLESVLDVQFEALTIFLNNGGKLADRGNVKGSAHAFLSAPYGIYETLDGYLAIAMGDLLLLGGIIDVDLRKYSDKKTWFTGRAAIRKILRKKITTQNSDHWIKLLRENGMWCEKVLNYNDLNSKAFMDDLQLKQTVKNSAGKTMVTTRSPIKIDGDILSATKAAPKVGEDNAKIYEQFLRK
- a CDS encoding ABC transporter substrate-binding protein; the protein is MINLKGIAWNHTRGFTSVVATAQRFEELNPDVRITWEKRSLQAFADASLSDLVNNYDLLIMDNPHVSIAAKDKLLLPFDDYLNAEFINELAKNSVGKSHASYHVYNKQWTLATDAATPIATWREDLISKHNIQIPTTWEELLELTKTGKVAFASIPIDTLMHHYMMCIALGGDVFENKTEVAPRHIMIDAIKKYKELVDLAPSFCLEMNPIKIYERMTQTDDIVYSPFNYGYSNYSKKNYADHTLKAGGLVTFKGKRLRSTLGGAGIAVSSKTKYAEVAMKYAEFTASEKTQSGLYFEFGGQPGHRKAWLNDDVNNQCKDFFKDTLQTLDEATMRPQYYGYMHFQDEASPVIHEAVSEKVSIEVAVDKMNSIYRESLTH
- a CDS encoding Gfo/Idh/MocA family protein, which produces MTVTYKPLLPETKQPIIIIGASGIVKDAHLPAYKMAGFEVFGITNRTMSKAHEMAKNHNIPNVFESVADAVKQAPKNAVYDITVLPDQYIEILEQLPNGAAVLIQKPMGNDYKQAKDIVAVCERKNLVAAINFQLRFASFVSAARHMIDQGLIGDLYDMEFKVTVKTPWELFPVIKQHPRLEILFHSVHYIDCIRSFLGNPKRVMARTTKHPLKDLSSCRSTIILDYGDTMSVKINTNHDHEFNTKHQESYIKWEGTKGAIKAKMGLLMNYPDGLPDAFEYTIAEEEKDYEWKTLNLEGSWFPEAFIGTMSNLMRFKEGSDKTLHASVQDVLDTMKVVEACYISDSTGGVSLTEL
- a CDS encoding LamG-like jellyroll fold domain-containing protein, with translation MKLKFNRTKPLETLISVFFLSGSFILNGQNSEVEWVSVQLLNEGSKEIEISGHPQIVNSPFGEAVLFDGVDDALFLDVMPLVGMEEFTIEMIFMPSTNGDFEQRVVHMGDVSGDRMLLEIRAIDGHWYFDGFVASEGNKLALIDEKLIHPLGQWYHVALVVAKNSLSTYVNGNLELTEPFSFSPIETGQSSVGVRLNKRSWFKGSIYKIRVTPKQLKSEDFMAFKL
- a CDS encoding pectate lyase, translating into MKPSNHIVFVLPFLVFGLKLFAQPKMSKELVSETMLKATEFMVEDVSVNGGYVWYYMPDFSRQWGEMEAYKTMIWLQHPGTISMGHVFLDAYQVTQNEYYYKAAQKAANAIIWGQSHEGGWNYMIDFAGDRSLKQWYNTIGKNGWRLEEFQHYYGNSTFDDDVTTDAARFLLRMYLEKMDAVYKPALDKALEFILKSQYPNGGWPQRYPLRYDFDKQGFPDYSSFYTFNDDVIWENINFLMQCYLVLGQERFLDPIYRGMNFYRISQASCGAWGQQINMKMEVASARTYEPAAYLPSATCENALLLIKFYQLTGDKQFLEGIPKAIKWLEETKLPKDKIEGHRTHPTFVDVKTNKPMYVHRKGSNVRYGTYYVDDNDLDLLSHYYGKGFVNIQELKDDYEKVLKLTVGEVTKDSPLKPQEFKYKETPQSYYDLNRYLFNFKIDESEIVEVVEQLDSQNRWLSDHAFISNPYIGDGVNTEATNAYATTRVGDETDTSPYPDTTDQKYISTGTYIKNMKLLVNYMQSIEILNK
- the fucP gene encoding L-fucose:H+ symporter permease yields the protein MQTTNQVTHLSEVPKQTSLVGKHLFPFILITFLFFLWGMAHNLDSILIPHLKKACELNNRQSTLIDTAVFFAYFIMAIPAGMIIKRFGYKNSIITGLLVFAIGAFLFVPAANTRMYELFLFALFVIGCGLTILETSANPYAAILGPPESSSKRLNLAASFNGLAAMVAPIVGSLFILSGTNYTPDEMAAMPEATKSAYLLGEAASVKMPYIVLGSVLILVAVVVYFMKLPKMKIEPTETEVKPGFFSVLKFSHLSWAVVAQFFYVGAQVCVTSFFIRAAQQGAGLDEKTAAYYLGVYGFLFMAGRFVGTFLLKFIKDYVLLSTYCLLSILLSLVAIYGEGIHVIYALGGLGFFMSIMFPTIFSLGLVGLKSNTETGSSWLVMSIVGGAILPYAMGTLIDIKHDDIQAGYIIPLVCFLVILYFGVFGHKVKI
- a CDS encoding CaiB/BaiF CoA transferase family protein, which gives rise to MNPLEDYLIIDFSQFLSGPSASLRLADFGARVIKIEKPGKGDICRTLYTSDLIMNGESSIFHTINRNKESFAADFKDAEDLKLIKKLIAKADVVMHNFRPDVMERVGLSYDDVKAINPNVVYAEISGYGRHPDLKEHPGQDLLLQSLTALTWLTGNQNDGPVAMGLSIVDMLAGAHLAQGILAALYRKAIHNVGAKVEVSMLESAIDFQFETITTYFNDGGELPVRTKSNNAHAYLGAPYGIYKTKDGFLALAMGSIPVLAELLKCDALWQFPENKFSLRDKIKKVLATHLKTQNTQYWLDILEPADIWCAKVLNYEELFAEDGFKVLDFIQEVKMGDGYAYGTTRCPIKIDGELFVSEKGSPKLGEHNDKILKELISE